A stretch of the Neodiprion lecontei isolate iyNeoLeco1 chromosome 4, iyNeoLeco1.1, whole genome shotgun sequence genome encodes the following:
- the LOC107216799 gene encoding uncharacterized protein LOC107216799: protein MQRFVLLAIVGFCLAAYATADDLRLGEREDGDVLVASRRLFRFPVPGKSMVAKSGFNTEGRITAVSAVNAPGKAATINVVKGGVGTRTIVVSAVGELGTGLDVQLDVYAVEDKAANAHNRVILS from the exons ATGCAGAGATTCGTTCTACTAGCCATCGTGGGATTCTGCCTCGCCGCCTACGCCACGGCCGATGATCTCAGGCTCGGAGAGCGTGAGGATGGAGACGTTCTCGTGGCGAGCAGACGTTTGTTCAGG TTCCCTGTTCCTGGGAAATCCATGGTTGCTAAGTCAGGGTTCAATACCGAGGGCAGAATTACCGCAGTATCAGCAGTGAACGCCCCAGGGAAGGCAGCGACGATCAACGTGGTCAAAGGAGGCGTTGGTACCAGAACTATTGTAGTCTCAGCCGTTGGTGAATTGGGTACTGGATTGGATGTACAGCTTGACGTTTACGCCGTAGAAGATAAAGCTGCGAACGCGCATAACAGAGTTATTCTTTCTTGA